A stretch of Castanea sativa cultivar Marrone di Chiusa Pesio chromosome 2, ASM4071231v1 DNA encodes these proteins:
- the LOC142624476 gene encoding elongation factor Tu, mitochondrial-like, whose protein sequence is MASVAIRSRSITTSSQNTKRFLSLLNHSSSRPLGSTHFSLLDSSFGNATDCFLSFCRSMATFTRTKPHINVGTIGHVDHGKTTLTAAITKVLAEEGKAKAIAFDQIDKAPEEKKRGITIATAHVEYETAKRHYAHVDCPGHADYVKNMITGAAQMDGGILVVSAPDGPMPQTKEHILLARQVGVPSLVCFLNKVDAVDDLELLEIVEMELRELLNFYKFPGDEIPIVRGSALSALQGTNEELGKKAILKLMDAVDQYIADPVRQLDKPFLMPIEDVFSIQGRGTVVTGRVEQGTIKVGEEVEVMGLMQGGPLKTTVTGVEMFKKILDHGQAGDNVGLLLRGLKRDDVQRGMVISKPGAVKTYKKFEAEIYVLTKDEGGRHTAFFSNYKPQFYMRTADITGKVELPESVKMVMPGDNVTATFELIAPVPLEAGQRFALREGGRTVGAGVVSKVIG, encoded by the exons ATGGCCTCAGTCGCTATCCGAAGCCGTAGTATTACTACTAGTAGCCAAAACACCAAGCGCTTTCTCTCACTCCTAAACCACTCTTCTTCTCGTCCACTCGGATCCACCCATTTCTCTTTACTCGACTCCTCGTTTGGAAATGCCACCGATTGCTTCCTGTCGTTTTGCCGCTCCATGGCCACATTTACTCGAAC AAAGCCCCACATAAATGTGGGGACCATCGGGCATGTAGATCATGGAAAAACAACATTGACAGCTGCAATTACAAAG GTGCTAGCCGAAGAAGGCAAAGCCAAGGCTATTGCCTTTGATCAGATTGACAAGGCTCCTGAGGAGAAGAAGAGAGGAATAACTATTGCTACT GCCCATGTGGAGTATGAGACTGCTAAGCGACACTATGCCCATGTTGATTGTCCAGGACATGCAGATTATGTTAAA AACATGATCACTGGAGCCGCTCAAATGGATGGGGGCATTCTGGTGGTATCTGCTCCTGACGGGCCCATGCCACAGACGAAGGAACATATTCTGCTTGCTCGTCAG GTTGGTGTGCCATCGTTGGTGTGCTTTCTCAATAAAGTGGATGCTGTGGATGATCTGGAGTTGCTTGAAATTGTGGAAATGGAGCTTCGTG AGCTGCTCAACTTCTACAAATTTCCTGGGGATGAAATCCCAATTGTCCGAGGTTCAGCTTTGTCTGCCTTACAGGGTACAAATGAAGAACTCGGGAAGAAGGCTATTCTAAAACTGATGGATGCTGTGGATCAATACATAGCTGATCCTGTGCGCCAGCTTGACAAGCCTTTCTTAATGCCAATAGAAGATGTGTTTTCGATTCAG GGACGTGGGACTGTTGTAACTGGTCGTGTTGAACAAGGTACCATCAAAGTTGGTGAGGAGGTTGAAGTAATGGGTTTGATGCAG GGTGGACCTTTGAAGACTACAGTGACTGGTGTGGAGATGTTCAAGAAGATCTTAGATCATGGGCAG GCTGGTGACAATGTGGGTCTTCTTCTGCGTGGTTTAAAACGTGATGATGTACAACGAGGGATG GTAATCTCCAAACCTGGTGCGGTGAAAACATATAAGAAGTTTGAGGCAGAGATTTATGTCCTAACAAAAGATGAAGGTGGCCGTCATACTGCTTTCTTCTCAAATTATAAGCCCCAGTTTTACATGAGGACTGCAGATATAACTGGGAAGGTGGAACTACCTGAAAGTGTAAAGATGGTGATGCCTGGTGATAATGTGACTGCAACTTTTGAACTAATAGCACCAGTTCCTCTTGAAGCAG GACAAAGATTTGCTTTGAGAGAAGGTGGTAGAACAGTTGGTGCAGGGGTTGTCTCAAAAGTAATTGGCTGA
- the LOC142624163 gene encoding guanylate kinase 3, chloroplastic — translation MFRKILFPSPPPVLFFPFKFSSFPKHRTLLSLSPNIIPHAPLHFFCLTSPMSTDTTRPRTVSIPAADVADRSDLIRALETSLGSHFSSDPIAPTPSPLIVVISGPSGVGKDAVINRLTELRRNLHFVVTCTSRAKRPGETDGKDYYFVTKEQFLRMVEQDELLEHALVYGEYKGIPKQQVRELMGQGYDVVLRVDIQGAETLRRVLGQKAVFVFLTAESEAKMVERLVDRRTERKEELLVRIATAREEVKHVSSFDYVVVNKYGELEKAVQTVEAIIDAEKAKVRQRNAVL, via the coding sequence atgtTCCGTAAAATCCTTTTCCCCTCTCCCCCTCCAGTTctcttttttcccttcaaatttTCCTCATTTCCCAAACACAGGACATTACTATCCTTGTCCCCAAACATCATCCCCCACGCTCCCCTCCATTTTTTCTGCCTAACCTCGCCAATGTCGACCGACACCACGCGCCCCCGCACCGTGTCCATTCCGGCCGCCGACGTGGCCGACCGCTCCGACCTGATTCGGGCCCTGGAGACCTCGCTCGGGTCGCATTTCAGCTCCGACCCTATCGCACCGACTCCGAGCCCGCTGATAGTCGTGATCAGCGGGCCCAGCGGCGTCGGCAAGGACGCCGTGATCAACCGCCTGACGGAGCTCCGGCGGAACCTCCACTTCGTCGTTACTTGCACGAGCCGCGCGAAGCGCCCCGGCGAGACCGACGGGAAAGACTACTACTTCGTGACGAAGGAGCAGTTTCTGAGGATGGTGGAACAGGACGAGCTGCTGGAGCACGCGCTGGTGTACGGCGAGTACAAGGGGATTCCGAAGCAGCAGGTGAGGGAGCTCATGGGGCAAGGCTACGACGTCGTGCTGAGGGTCGATATTCAGGGCGCCGAGACGCTGCGGCGGGTCCTGGGGCAGAAGGCGGTGTTCGTGTTCTTGACGGCGGAGAGCGAGGCGAAGATGGTGGAGAGGTTGGTGGACAGGAGGACGGAGAGGAAAGAGGAGTTGCTTGTCAGGATTGCTACCGCGAGAGAGGAGGTTAAGCACGTCTCGAGCTTCGATTATGTGGTTGTTAACAAGTATGGGGAGTTGGAGAAGGCGGTGCAGACGGTCGAGGCGATTATCGATGCCGAAAAGGCCAAGGTGCGGCAGCGGAATGCCGTCctataa
- the LOC142623532 gene encoding uncharacterized protein LOC142623532: protein MDHRISTEEGSIHLKISELQNLSETFSSGATIFEPQGGIEKRESSNADSISPTTTPAIRAPEKKLTLFALQLAVLEKAATGLGTLGFIWATVVLLGGFAIKLDKTDFWFITIILLIEGTRIFSRSHELEWQHQATWSIADAGINSFRALRSSSHFLIRTVKAFFRPILAVRKPSQHTRELTRTIDAASPRFEDHHRMPTRTWKSSDVPLLPFSQWVFLSRNVSKILHWLQIISALACVVLSLMKLIKHNYGQVEKGDTDNMNRESALNIFYALALAEALMFLTEKAYWEWKVIYQKLLDEVNKECEFGPSGMVSIRRFFYDAYSRCISESIFDGLKMDMVTFAMGLLDSTSPDEQLIGVRILRQFAMHVRFSSDTLQKIGINISVIERLVEMLNWTDPQDEEIRRSAAEILSKLAGKKQNSLRVAGIPGAMESISSLLQTNRSNSGAADEIGEKNIIFDHANYGFWTFNHLGLLILKKLARNHDNCGKIGNTRGLLPKIIDFTHAGERLLKDENVAASQILTVKRSLQLVKMLASTTGSTGRHLRKEISEIVFTISNIRDILRYGGQYPMLQKLGIDILTSLALEEDGTQRIGGTGGVMKELFNIFFKEEVPESQIHVRIAAGEALTMLALESRSNCYHILKLHVLERLIGALEVPLLRESAARILRNLCTFSGGDYFNQLKGVKVAAPTVLQAIMLEENKLQEVMVGLGAHVFKFMTSEEARIMFDKAGITEAALASKLVQILKKHQYPPIKTPRIRRFAIELVIWMMRDKATNVCIFKDLEMEMVLENVLETTAELESFNIFSGTVGLSRHSTTIHSLAEIALKLLADE from the exons ATGGATCATAGGATATCTACAGAAGAAGGAAGCATTCATCTGAAGATTTCTGAGCTTCAAAATCTCAGTGAAACATTCAGTTCAGGTGCCACAATTTTTGAACCTCAGGGGGGTattgagaagagagagagtagtAATGCAGATTCTATTTCTCCCACAACAACACCAGCAATTCGTGCACCCGAAAAGAAGCTTACCCTCTTTGCTCTACAGCTTGCAGTTCTTGAGAAAGCAGCTACAGGCCTAGGAACTCTTGGTTTCATCTGGGCAACTGTTGTTCTTCTAGGTGGTTTTGCCATCAAATTGGATAAAACCGACTTCTGGTTCATTACAATCATCTTGTTGATCGAGGGGACTCGAATATTCAGCAGGAGCCATGAACTTGAGTGGCAACACCAAGCCACATGGTCAATTGCTGATGCTGGAATCAACAGCTTCCGAGCATTGAGGTCCAGCTCACACTTCCTCATTCGAACTGTAAAAGCATTTTTCCGGCCAATTCTTGCAGTGCGGAAACCAAGTCAACATACTAGAGAATTAACCAGGACAATTGATGCAGCTAGTCCTCGATTCGAAGATCACCACAGAATGCCAACTCGGACATGGAAAAGCTCAGATGTTCCTCTTCTTCCATTTAGTCAATGGGTTTTCCTCTCAAGAAATGTCAGCAAGATTCTCCATTGGCTCCAAATCATATCTGCATTAGCCTGTGTGGTCCTCTCATTGATGAAGCTCATCAAGCATAACTACGGGCAGGTAGAAAAAGGAGACACTGACAACATGAATCGGGAATCTGCTCTGAATATTTTCTATGCCTTGGCATTAGCAGAAGCATTGATGTTTCTAACGGAGAAAGCTTACTGGGAGTGGAAGGTGATCTACCAAAAACTTTTGGATGAAGTGAATAAGGAATGCGAGTTTGGACCTTCAGGTATGGTTTCAATCAGAAGATTCTTCTATGATGCCTATTCAAGATGTATAAGTGAAAGCATTTTTGATGGCTTGAAAATGGATATGGTTACTTTTGCTATGGGTCTCTTGGATTCAACTTCCCCTGATGAGCAACTAATTGGAGTTAGAATTCTTCGACAATTTGCAATGCATGTGCGGTTTTCAAGTGACACCCTTCAAAAAATAGGGATAAATATATCAGTGATAGAGAGATTAGTTGAGATGTTGAATTGGACAGACCCACAAGATGAAGAGATCAGGCGATCAGCTGCAGAAATATTGTCAAAACTAGCTGGCAAAAAGCAAAACTCCCTCCGGGTTGCTGGCATTCCTGGTGCTATGGAATCAATATCATCTCTACTCCAAACCAACAGAAGCAACAGTGGTGCAGCCGACGAAATTGGTGAAAAGAATATCATCTTTGACCACGCAAATTACGGATTCTGGACATTTAATCATTTAGGACTTCTTATCCTGAAGAAACTTGCACGCAACCATGATAACTGTGGAAAGATTGGAAATACAAGAGGCCTCCTACCAAaaatcatagatttcacccatGCTGGGGAGAGGTTGTTGAAGGATGAAAATGTTGCAGCTTCTCAGATTCTGACAGTGAAACGATCCCTGCAATTGGTGAAGATGCTGGCAAGCACAACTGGCTCTACAGGGAGACATCTCCGAAAAGAAATTTCTGAGATAGTTTTCACCATCAGCAACATCAGAGATATTTTACGGTATGGAGGGCAATACCCAATGCTGCAAAAACTTGGAATAGATATTTTAACAAGTCTTGCCCTGGAAGAGGATGGGACACAGAGGATTGGGGGCACAGGTGGAGTTATGAAGGAGTTGTTCAACATTTTCTTCAAAGAGGAAGTGCCAGAGAGTCAGATTCATGTAAGAATCGCTGCAGGAGAAGCACTGACAATGCTGGCTTTAGAAAGCAGAAGTAACTGTTATCATATTTTGAAACTGCATGTACTAGAAAGGCTCATAGGAGCATTGGAAGTTCCATTGCTTCGTGAAAGTGCTGCAAGAATTTTAAGAAACTTGTGCACCTTCAGTGGTGGAGATTACTTCAACCAGCTGAAGGGAGTAAAAGTTGCAGCACCAACA GTGCTTCAAGCAATCATGTTAGAAGAGAACAAACTACAAGAAGTGATGGTTGGACTAGGAGCACATGTTTTTAAATTCATGACTTCTGAGGAGGCAAGAATCATGTTTGACAAAGCTGGAATTACTGAGGCTGCATTGGCTAGTAAATTAGTCCAGATTCTGAAAAAGCACCAATATCCACCAATCAAAACTCCAAGAATAAGGAGGTTTGCCATTGAGTTGGTGATATGGATGATGAGAGACAAGGCAACAAATGTATGTATATTCAAGGATCTGGAGATGGAGATGGTGCTAGAGAATGTCTTGGAGACTACGGCAGAGCTTGAAAGCTTCAATATTTTCTCTGGGACAGTTGGACTTAGCCGGCACAGCACTACAATCCACTCACTGGCTGAAATTGCTTTGAAGCTATTGGCAGATGAGTAA
- the LOC142624162 gene encoding BTB/POZ and MATH domain-containing protein 2-like, translating into MGTIVNHRDFRPKPSTTSSVSQPPSSPSTSSSSSTSRTDTVVGTHEFKINGYSLAKGMGVGKFVASDTFAVGGYAWAVYFYPDGKSGEDNAAYVSLFVALASEGTDVRALFELTLLDQSGKDNHKVHSHFNRMMDAGPYTLKYRGSMWGYKRFFKRSLLETSDYLKDDCLIIHCCVGVVKTQTEGPKIYSIAVPPPDIGQHFGKLLESGKNADVTFEVEGEIFSAHKLVLAARSPVFRAQLFGPMKDQNSQCIKVEEMTAPVFKVLLHFMYWDALPDMQELFGGNFKWAFTLMAQHLLAAADRYALERLRLLCEVKLCEDVAINTVATTLALADQHHCFQLKDVCLKFIALPENLRAVMQTDGFVYLKESCPSVLSELLQYVARIGEHSVKVRAYHNEFYLDNSDVNGRRVKPRLY; encoded by the exons aTGGGCACAATCGTAAACCACAGAGACTTCCGTCCGAAGCCGTCGACGACGTCGTCTGTGTCCCAACCGCCGTCTTCTCCGTCGACCTCTTCATCGTCGTCGACCTCGCGCACCGACACAGTAGTTGGGACCCACGAGTTCAAGATCAATGGGTACTCCTTAGCGAAAGGCATGGGGGTCGGAAAGTTCGTCGCTTCCGATACCTTCGCCGTCGGCGGCTACGCCTGGGCCGTCTACTTCTACCCCGACGGAAAGAGCGGCGAGGATAACGCCGCCTATGTATCGCTCTTCGTCGCGTTGGCGAGCGAGGGCACCGATGTCAGGGCGCTCTTTGAGCTCACGCTTTTGGACCAGAGTGGCAAGGATAATCACAAGGTTCATAGCCATTTCAATCGCATGATGGACGCTGGACCTTATACTCTCAAGTATCGCGGAAGCATGTG GGGTTATAAACGCTTCTTCAAAAGAAGTCTTCTAGAGACATCAGACTACCTCAAAGATGATTGTCTCATAATTCATTGTTGTGTTGGTGTTGTTAAGACACAAACTGAGGGACCTAAGATTTACTCTATAGCAGTGCCACCTCCTGATATTGGTCAACATTTTGGGAAGCTTTTAGAAAGTGGAAAAAACGCTGATGTGACTTTCGAAGTTGAAGGGGAGATATTTTCTGCCCACAAGTTGGTGCTTGCAGCACGCTCACCTGTGTTCAGGGCACAACTTTTTGGTCCAATGAAGGATCAAAACAGTCAGTGCATTAAAGTTGAAGAGATGACAGCTCCTGTTTTTaag GTTTTActtcattttatgtattggGATGCCCTACCGGACATGCAAGAGCTTTTTGGTGGAAACTTTAAATGGGCCTTTACACTGATGGCTCAGCATCTGCTGGCAGCGGCCGACCGATATGCCCTTGAGAGGCTCAGATTGCTCTGTGAGGTTAAACTCTGTGAGGATGTTGCCATAAACACTGTTGCGACAACATTGGCCTTGGCAGATCAGCACCATTGTTTCCAACTGAAAGATGTATGTCTCAAATTCATTGCGCTGCCTGAAAACTTAAGAG CTGTGATGCAAACAGATGGGTTTGTATATTTGAAGGAAAGTTGCCCCTCTGTCCTCTCTGAATTGCTGCAATATGTGGCCAGGATCGGTGAGCATTCTGTCAAGGTTCGTGCATACCATAATGAGTTCTACCTGGATAATAGCGATGTGAATGGAAGGCGAGTGAAACCGAGGTTATATTGA
- the LOC142624704 gene encoding mitogen-activated protein kinase 15: MQPDQRRKSAVDVDFFTEYGEGSRYRIEEVIGKGSYGVVCSAYDTHTGEKVAIKKINDIFEHVSDATRILREIKLLRLLRHPDIVEIKHILLPPSRREFKDIYVVFELMESDLHQVIKANDDLTPEHYQFFLYQLLRGMKYIHTANVFHRDLKPKNILANADCKLKICDFGLARVAFNDTPTAIFWTDYVATRWYRAPELCGSFFSKYTPAIDIWSIGCIFAELLTGKPLFPGKNVVHQLDLMTDMLGTPSADAIARVRNEKARRYLCSMRKKKPIPFSHKFPNADPLALRLLERMLAFEPKDRPTAEEALADPYFKGLAKVEREPSAQPVTKMEFEFERRRITKEDVRELIYREILEYHPKMLKEQLEGSEPTGFMYPSAVDHFKKQFAFLEEHYGKGGTVAPLERQHASLPRACVLYSDNSVQNSAEVADDLSKCSIKEVEKPHMDRNSGIPVTRLPIQVPQSIQGVAARPGKVVGSVLRYNNCGAAATAEALEQRRMSRNAAGTTQYTASNGSYPRRNPNCKNERCEDDGVESSNGLQPKPPQYMPRKVAAAQGGAGGHWY; this comes from the exons AGGTAGCAATCAAGAAGATAAATGACATTTTTGAACATGTCTCTGATGCCACTCGTATCCTTCGTGAGATTAAACTTCTTAGACTCCTGCGCCATCCAGACATTGTGGAGATCAAGCACATCCTGTTACCACCTTCCAGGAGGGAATTCAAAGATATATATGTTGTTTTCGAACTCATGGAATCTGACTTACACCAGGTTATTAAAGCAAATGACGATTTGACGCCAGAACATTATCAGTTTTTTCTTTATCAGCTTCTTCGAGGCATGAAGTACATACACACAG CAAATGTCTTTCACCGTgatctaaaacccaaaaatatccTAGCAAATGCTGACTGCAAACTCAAAATCTGTGACTTTGGTCTTGCGAGAGTAGCTTTTAATGATACACCCACGGCTATTTTCTGGACg GACTACGTTGCAACACGTTGGTACAGGGCTCCTGAATTGTGTGGATCCTTTTTTTCAAAG TATACGCCAGCAATAGATATATGGAGCATCGGCTGCATCTTTGCAGAACTTTTGACTGGAAAACCTCTTTTTCCTGGGAAAAACGTAGTCCATCAATTAGATTTAATGACTGATATGTTGGGAACGCCATCTGCTGACGCCATTGCCAGG GTTCGCAATGAAAAGGCTCGGAGATACTTATGCAGCATGAGAAAGAAGAAGCCCATTCCTTTCTCCCATAAGTTCCCAAATGCAGATCCACTTGCACTTCGTTTATTAGAAAGAATGCTGGCATTTGAACCCAAGGATCGACCTACTGCTGAAGAG GCACTTGCTGATCCATACTTCAAGGGCTTGGCCAAGGTTGAGAGGGAGCCTTCTGCACAACCGGTTACCAAGAtggaatttgaatttgagaGGCGAAGAATTACAAAGGAAGATGTGAGAGAGCTTATCTACCGAGAGATTCTGGAGTATCATCCAAAGATGCTGAAAGAACAATTAGAGGGATCGGAGCCAACAGGCTTCATGTATCCAag TGCTGTTGACCATTTTAAGAAGCAATTTGCTTTTCTTGAGGAGCATTATGGAAAAGGTGGAACTGTTGCTCCACTTGAGAGGCAACATGCATCATTACCCAG GGCATGTGTATTATATTCAGATAACTCAGTACAGAATTCAGCAGAGGTTGCAGATGATCTTTCCAAGTGTAGTATCAAAGAAGTTGAGAAGCCGCATATGGACAGGAATAGTGGGATCCCTGTCACTAGGCTGCCAATTCAAGTTCCCCAAAGTATCCAAG GAGTTGCTGCAAGGCCTGGGAAAGTTGTTGGTTCAGTGTTGCGGTACAACAATTGTGGGGCAGCAGCAACAGCAGAGGCTCTTGAACAGCGGAGGATGTCTAGAAATGCAGCCGGAACAACTCAATATACTGCTTCAAATGGCTCATATCCAAGAAGAAACCCAAATTGCAAGAATGAGAGGTGTGAAGATGATGGGGTTGAAAGTTCTAACGGGCTTCAGCCAAAACCTCCTCAGTATATGCCAAGGAAAGTTGCCGCTGCTCAAGGTGGAGCTGGAGGTCACTGGTACTGA